Within Streptomyces sp. SS1-1, the genomic segment CCGAACGCCGGCCGCATCTCGCCGGGGTCGCGGGCGCCGCCCTGTGCCGGCACGCGCTGGACACCGGGTGGTGCGTACGGATCGGCTCGGAGCGGGCCGTGAAGGTGACCGCCGCCGGTGAGCGGGCGTTCCTCGGCCTGCTCGGCGTCGAGGCGGGCTCCCTGCGCTGACGGCCGCCGTCCGAAAACCACTTTCGCCGGGCCCCGTTCCCGGTCCACGATCCACCGGTCCCCACCCGCCCCCTTCCGACGCTCGGAGCATGATGACCTCCTCCCCCGCCTCTCCGTCCCGCCGTACCGGGCTGCTCGCCGCGGGCGCCGCCACCGTCACCGTCGTGCTGTGGGCCTCGGCGTTCGTGTCGATCCGCCGCGCGGGCGAGGAGTACTCGCCGGGCGCGCTCGCGCTCGGACGGCTGCTCGTCGGCGCCGCGGTTCTGGGCGCGCTGTGCCTGATCCGGCGGGAGGGGCCGCCGCCCCGGGCGGCCTGGCCCGGCGTCGCGGTGTCGGGCCTGCTCTGGTTCGGCCTCTACAGCGTGGTGCTGAACTGGGGCGAGCAGGAGGTCGACGCCGGCACGGCGGCCCTCGTGGTGAACGTCGGGCCCCTGCTCATCGCCCTGCTGGGCGCCCGGCTGCTCGGGGACCCGATGCCGCCGCGGCTGCTGGCCGGGATGGCGGTCTCCTTCGCCGGGGCGGTGACCGTGGGCGTGTCGATGTCCGGCGGGGGCGGCTCCTCGGTGCTGGGCGTGGGCCTGTGCCTGCTGGCCGCCGTCGGGTACGCGGGCGGGGTCGTGGCGCAGAAGCCCGCGCTGGGGCACGCGAGCGCCCTCCAGGTGACGACGTACGGGTGTCTGGTGGGCGCCGTGCTGTGCCTGCCGTTCGCCGGGCAGCTGGTCACGGACGTGGCGCACGCCTCGCTGCCGGCCACGCTCCACATGGTCTACCTGGGGGTGTTCTCGCTCGCGCTGGCCTTCACCACCTGGGCGTACGCCCTGGCCCGTACGACCGCCAGCCGGATGGGCGCGACGACGTACGCGGTGCCCGCGCTGGTGGTGCTGATGTCGTGGCTGGTGCTGGACGAGGTGCCGGGGCTGTTCACGCTGGCGGGCGGGGTGCTGTGCCTGGCCGGGGTCGCCGTGTCGCGGTCGGGCGGGCGGTCCGCCCGGGTGGTGGCGAAGACGCCGCGCACCGGGCGGACCCACGAGTCGCTGTGACCGGACACTGGGCGCCGGGGCCGGTCAGAAGACGACCAGGGCGCGGCCTCCCTTGCCGGCGAGCATGTTCTCGAAGGCGGCCGGGATGCCGTCCAGGGCGATCCGTTCGGTGACCAGGGCGCCGAGGTCGAGGCGGCCCTCGCGGACGTGTGCGGCGAGGACGGGGACGTCCCGCGCCGGGTCGGAGTTGCCGTAGACGCAGCCGGCGAGGGTGCGGCCCCAGTGGAAGATCTCCAGGGCGTTGAAGGTGACCTGCTGGTCCTTGCCGCCGATGCCGACGACCGTGGTCCGGCCGCCGCGCCGGGTGGAGTCCCAGGCGGCGCGGATCGTGGCGGCGCGGCCCACGCACTCCACGGCGACGTCCACGCCCTGCTTCCCGGTCAGGCCCCGGATCTCCCGGGCGGTGGTGTCGGACGCGACGACGTAGTCGGTGGCGCCCGCCGCGCGCGCCAGCTCCTCCTTCGCCGGGGAGACGTCGACGGCCACGATCCGCCCGGCGCCCGCGATGCGTGCCGACTGGAGCGCGGCCAGGCCGACGCCGCCGACGCCGAACACGGCGACGCTCTCGCCGGCCCGGACCCGCGCCGAGTGGTGCACGGCGCCGTAGCCGGTGAGGACGGCGCAGCCCAGCAGGGCGGCGTCGGTGAGCGGCACACCGTCCGGCAGCGGCAGGACGCAGTTCACCGGGACGACGGTCTCCTCGGCGAACGCGGCCACGTTCAGGCCGGGGTGGAGCTCGGTGCCGTCGGCGGTGCGGGCGTGGACGTTCGCGGCGCCGTTGAGCGCGTTGGCGCACAACCACACCTCGCCGAGGCCGCAGGCGTGGCAACTCCCGCAGGAGGGGGCCCAGTTCAGGACGACCCGATCGCCGGGCGCGACGCCGGCCACCCCCTCGCCGACGGCGACGACGGTGCCCGCGCCCTCGTGGCCGAGCACGGCGGGGACGGGGACGCGCATCGTCCCGTCGGACAGGGACAGGTCGGAGTGGCAGACGCCGGCGGCGGCGAGCCGGACGCGGACCTGACCGGGTCCGGGGTCGGGCAGGACGATCTCGGTGACCTCGAGCGGGGCCCCGACGGCGGGCAGGACGACGGCGCGGACGGCCATGACGGACGACTCCTCGGTGCGCGAAGGACGGGTGGCGGGCCTCAGGACTGCTGGACCCCGGAACTGCGGGACCTCGGAACTGCGGGCCTCAGAACTGCAGGGACTTGGTCTGGAGGTACTCGGCGAGGCCGTGGGCGCCGAGTTCCCGGCCGACGCCGGACTGCTTGTAGCCGCCGAAGGGGGCCAGCGGGTTGAACCGGCCCCCGTTGATGTCGACCTGGCCGGTGTCCATCCGGCGCGCGAAGGCCACCGCCCGCTCCTCGTCCGCGGCCCACACGGCTCCGGCGAGACCGTACACGGTCCCGTTGGCGATCCGCAGGGCGTCCTCCTCGTCCTCGTACCGCAGGATCGACAGGACCGGCCCGAAGATCTCCTCCTGGGCGATCGTCATGTCGGGGGCGACGTCGGCGAAGACGGTCGGGCTGACGAAGTAGCCCTTCTCCCGCGGCGCCTCGGGGCCGCCCGCGACCAGCCGGGCCCCTTCGGCGACGCCCTTCTCGATGTAGCCGAGCACGCGCTCCTGCTGCCGGGCGCTGACCACGGGGCCGATGCGCTCGCCGTACTTCGCGGCGGCCTGCGCGGCCAGCTCGACGGCCTCGTCGTACTGGTCGCGGTGGACCAGCATGCGGGTCCAGGCGCTGCAGGTCTGGCCGGAGTTGGACATCACGTTGGCGACCCCGACGTTGACCGCCTTGGCCAGGTCGGCGCCCGGCAGGACGACGTTGGCGGACTTGCCGCCGAGCTCCAGGGCGACCTTCTTGACGGCGGCGCCGGCCACCGAGGCGATCCGCCGTCCGACGGCCGTGGAGCCGGTGAAGGAGACCAGGTCGACGCCCGGGTGCTCGGCGAGGGCCTGCCCGGCGACCGGGCCGAGCCCGGTGACCAGGTTGAAGACGCCCGCCGGGACCCCGGCCTCGTGCACCGCCTCGGCGAAGAGCTGGGCGACCAGCGGGGTGTTCTCGGCGGGCTTCAGGACGATCGTGCAGCCCGCGGCCAGCGCCGGGGCGGCCTTGGCGACGATCTGGTGGAGCGGGTAGTTCCAGGGCGTGATGGCACCGACCACGCCGATCGGCTCGTGGTACACGGTCGAGTTGCCGACCTTCTCCTCGAACGCGTACGTGCCCGCGAGCTCCGCGTACGAGCCGGCCACCGCGATCGGCACGGCCGCGTGGACGGCCTGGGAGAACTTCAGCGGGGCGCCCAGCTCGGCGGTCACCGTCGTGGCGATCTCGTCCCGGCGGGCGTCCAGGACGTCCCGCAGCGCGGTCAGCCGGGCGGCGCGCTCGGCGGGCGGGGTGGCGGCCCAGCCCGGCAGCGCGGCCCGGGCAGCCCGTACGGCGGCGTCGACGTCGGCGGCGGTGCCGGCCGGGACCGTGGCGAGGACCTGCTCGTCGGCCGGGTTCACCACCTCGATGACGTCCTGGCCGGCGGCGGGGCGCCAGGCTCCGTCGATGTACATGCCGTCGTGTGCCTTCATGGCGGTTCCTCCCGGGGCGGGCCGTCGACCGGCCGCCGCCGCGTTCGTCGTTCCGGCTGTGGTCGTCCGGTTCATAAACTAGCGGCGATAGTTTTAGTGCGCCAGGGACCCAGGGGATCGGCCCGGCCGGGAGCCACCCTCGCGCCGTCACTCCTCCAGGTCAGGCAGCCGCGCCGGGGCCGGGCAGATCCGGTCGCCGTGCTGGTCGAAGACGAACAGATGGGCGATGTCCACGAGCAGCGGCACCTGCATCCCGTGCCGCAGCGCGAGGTCGGGGGTGGTGCGCACGATGAGGTCGCCCGGGAGACGCCCCTCGGGCGGGGCCGGCTCCTCGGCCGGACCGTCGGGCTCCTCCACGGTCACCACCGGGCCGGCCCGCAGGGCGTCCACCCGGCCGCGCAGCCGCTCCAGCACGGTGCCGCCCTCGCGGCGGCGGCGCCGGCCCGGCGGGACGGGGCGCGGCGCCTCCAGGTCGGGGACGACGGCGGGCCGGGAACCGGTGTTGAAGTGGACGAGCATCTCGTGCCCCTGGAACTCCACATGCTCGACCAGACCCGTGATGTGGGTCTCGCCGGGCCGTGCGGCGGCCCGGTCGCCGATCCGCACGGCCTCCGAGCGCAGGCCCACGATGACCTCGCGGCCCTGCTGGACCCGGAGCAACTGGTGGTCCAGGCTGAGGGGTTCGGGCAGCCGCAGGAACTGCTTGCCGAGGCTGATGGTCATGGCGCCGTCGAGCGGGGCGCGGACGACGCCGCGCAGCAGGTTGATGCGCGGGGTGCCGATGAAGGCGGCGACGAAGACGTTGCGGGGCAGGGCGTACACCGTGCGCGGGGTGCCGACCTGCTGGAGGACGCCGCCGCGCAGTACGGCGACCCGGTCGCCGAGCGACATGGCCTCGGCCTGGTCGTGGGTGACGTAGACCGTGGTGACGCCGAGGGTGCGGGTCAGGCCGGATATCTCGGCGCGCAGGTGGTTGCGGAGCTTGGCGTCCAGGTTGGACAGCGGTTCGTCCATCAGGAACGCCGTGGGGCGGCGGGCGATGGCCCGGCCCATGGCGACACGCTGGCGCTCCCCGCCGGAGAGCTGACCGGGGAACCGGTCGAGCAGTTCCTCGATGCCGAGCATCCGGGCGGTGGCCTCGACCCGTGGGCGGGGGTCGTCGCCGGGCGCCTCGATGCGCAGCGGGAAACCGATGTTGTCGCGGCTGGTCATGCTCGGGTAGAGCGCGAAGTTCTGGAAGACCATGGCCATCCGCCGGTCGGCGGGCAGCAGGTCGTTGGCGTGCTCGCCGTCCAGGAGCAGTTCGCCTTCGTCGATCTCCTCCAGGCCGGCGATCATGCGGAGCACGGTGGACTTGCCGCAGCCGGAGGGCCCGAGGAGGACGAGGAACTCACCGGGCCGGATGTCGAGCGAGAGCCGGTCGACGACGCGGGCGCCCCGCGTGTACGACTTGCTCACGGCGTGCAGAGAGATGGCGCGTGTCATGGCGGCTGCCCCCGGCGGCTCACTGGTTCGCCTCGTGCGGGTCGTACGGGGCGTGTGAGTCACGGAAGTTAACGGAATGTGTGCGGCCGGGGGAAGGGAACGGGCGGGATCGGGCGGCGCGGTCCAGCACGTGAGAAAGCGGACGCTGCCGTTCAGCCCTTGCGCGGGGCTCCGTTCGGCCTTGCGCGGGACTTCCGTTCAGCCTTTGCGCGCGGGCTCGCGGGTGCCGGTGAGGTGCGCGAAGACGACCACGTTGCCCGAGTAGCCGGTCCTGCGGTCGTAGTTGCCGCCGCAGGTGATGAGCCGCAGCTCGGGACGGTCGCGCGTGCCGTACACCAGCCGGTTGGGGAACTTGTCCTTCTCGTACGCCTTGACGGCGTCGACCGTGTAGACGGCGGTACGCCCGTCGGCGCGCCGGACCTCGACCCGCTTGCCGCGCTCGAGCTCGCCGAGGCCGCCGAAGACGGCGGGGCCGGTGTTCGTGTCCAGATGGCCGACGGCGATGGCGGTGCCGGGCTCGCCGGGGGACGGCCCGTCCGTGTACCAGCCGGCCAGTTCGGGCTTGTCCTCGGGCGGTGTGGTCAGCCGGCGCTCGCTGTCCAGGCCCAGGTCCATGAGGTCGGCGTCGACGCCGATGTAGGGGATGACGATACGGGTCGCCCGGGAGCGGGGCAGCGTGCGCGGCGCCGCGGACGTGCGGGCCGGACGCGGGGCCGGGGTGGCGGCAGCGGCGGTGGTCCGGGCGCTCGCGGAGGGGGACGGGGGCGGGGTGGTGGCGGGGCCGGTGACACCGGGGCGCGCGTCACCGGCCTCGACGGCCCGGGGCTGCGGAGCCGGCGCGGCGGTGCCGGCTCCGTGGCCCTCCCGGTGGACGATCCGGTCGCCGGCCATCACCAGGACGACGGTCAGGACCGCCGTCCTGGCGAGCCGGTACGCGCGCCTGCGGTACCAGGGCCGGCGCCTTCTACGCGCCATGCGAACGGCGACGGAGCCGGAACCACATCACCCCGCCCACGGCGGTCAGGCCGACGGCGGCGGCGCCGGCGACCGTGGTGAAGGCCTGGTCACGGGCGATCCCGCCACCCCCGGCGGCCGGTCCGCCCTGCGGGGCGGGCGAGGGGGTGGACATGGAGGCCCGGCAGTCGACGGTGAACGTCTTCTCCCGGTTCTGGGCGGTGGCGCCCCGGAACTCCCAGGTCAGCCGGTACTGGCCGTCCGGAAGGGTCAGGTCCTCGCTGTGCCCGATGCCGTTGACCAGGGTCACGGCGCCGTTGAGCGTGGCCCCGCTCGGGACCGTCGGATCGGTCACGATGTTCCAGGTCACGGTCCCGACCGTCTCGAAGTTCGCCAGGTCGAGGTAGAAGCGGCAGACCCTGGGCTCGTCGATGGCGTCGCCGACGCGCGTGCGTCCGACCCCGTCCCACGGCGCCGTGTGGATCTTGACAGTGCCGTTGTCCCCGGGGGCCATCGGAGCGACGGCTCCGGCGGACGGCAGCCCGGTGAGCGGGGTCAGCGCGGCGGTGAGCGCCGTGACGGCGGCGATGCGCGCGGCTCGGCGTCGAAGAGGCGTGGTGGGCATGCGAGTCCTCCGAGTCAGACGATTTTCGTACAAATCGCTCGTCTCTGACTCTCTTTCACATCTGCCGTCAAGATCATGGAAGCAGGGCCTTACGGCCCATCAGATACCACTCTTTCGACGCAATACGGCTCTCGGTCCGCGTCGCGCGCCGTCGTCCCCCGCCTCCCCGGACGGCCGCTCGGGCGAGCGCAGGGCCGTCCCCGCCGAGACCAGCAGCAGCGCGCCCAGCATCATGAACGGCGCCGCCACCCCGGCCAGTCCCGCGACCAGGCCCGCCGACGCCGGGGCGGCGACCTGCCCGAGGCGGTTGCCGGTCAGCCGCAGCGCGAGGGCGGTGGAGCGGGCGCCCTCGGGGGCCGCCTGGACCACGGTCGTCATGGAGAGCGGCTGGCCGACGCCGAGGCAGAAACCCAGCACCGTCAGCATCGCCGCGAGCGCCCACACCGGCACCGGCAGCGCCACGCCCGCGCACAGCAGGCCGCCGAGCAGACAGGTGACCGTCAGCAGCGCCGTGCGCCCGAGCAGCCGCAGCAGGGGCGTCAGGACCAGCCGGCAGGCGATGGTCGCCACGGCGCGCAGACTGAGCAGGACCCCGACCACGGAGGGCGCGATGCCCCGGTGCTCGCCGACCACCGGGAGGTAGGCGGTGAGGATGTCGGTGGCGGAGAGCACGGAGAGGCTGACGAAGATGCCGCCGGGGACGCCCCGGGAGCGCAGGATGCGCCCGACGGACACCCGGTCGCCCGGCGCCTTGCGGGACTCGGCGGCCGTACGGCTCTCTGTGCGCCACAGCGAGGAGAGGGCGACCGCGCATCCGGCGCCCGCCACCAGCAGGGCGAGCGCGCTGCCGTGCGCCCGGTCCGGGCCGCCGATCAGCGCGCCCGCCGCGATCGGCCCGACGAGCTGGCCGAGGGAGGCGCCGATGGTGAAGTGCCCGAAGTTGCGGTCCTGTTCGTGCGGGGCGGACTGCCGGGCGACGAGGGACTGCGCTCCGATGACGAAGCAGAGGTGGCCGAGGCCCATCACGCCGCTCCAGACGGCCATCGCCCCCAGCGAGCCGGCCAGGCCGCTCAGCGCGCAGCCGCCGGAGATCAGCACGACGCCGGCGGGCAGCAGCGGGGCGCAGCGTCCGTGGTCGGTGCGGCGGCCCAGCGGGACCGCGGCGAACAGCGGGAGCAGGGCGTACACCCCGGCGATCACGCCGACCGCCCGCTCGTCGGCGCCGAGCGCGAGGGCCCGGTAGGAGACGGCGGGCCGGGCCATCGACACCGCCCCCTGTGCGAAGCTGAAGGCGATGACGAGGCGGAGCAGCCAGCCGCGGTTCCCACCGGGCGCCATGAGCGGAATCCTCCGTGGAGCGGGTCAGACGGTGCCGAAGAGGACGCCGGCCGCGAGGACGACGAGGCAGGTGAGCGCGGCCCACTTGACCACGAACCGGGTGTGGTCGCCGAACTCGACCTTGGCCATGCCGACGAGGACGTAGACGGCCGGGACGAGCGGGCTCGACATGTGCAGCGGCTGGCCGGCCAGGGAGGCGCGGGCCATCTCCAGCGGGGTGACGCCGTGGGCGGCGCCGGCCTCGGCGAGGACGGGCAGGACGCCGAAGTAGAAGCCGTCGTTGGACATGAAGTAGGTGAGCGGGAGGCTCAGCACGCCGGTGACCAGGGCCATGTGCGGGCCCATGCCGTCGGGGATGACGTCCACCATCCAGGTGGCCATGTGGTCGACCATGCCCGTGCCCTGGAGGACACCGGTGAAGACGGCGGCGGCGAAGACCATGCCGGAGACGTTGAGGACGTTGTCGGCGTGGGCGGCCAGGCGGGCCTTCTGGTCCGGGATGTGCGGGAAGTTCACGGAGAGCGCGAGCGCGGCGCCGAGCAGGAACAGCACCGGGATGGGCAGCAGTTCCATGATCATGGCGGTCAGCAGGGCGACCGTGAGCAGCGCGTTGAACCAGTACAGGCGGGGCCGCAGGGTGGGCCGGCCGGGGTCGAGCGCGGCGAAGCGCTCGTCGTCGGCGCTCTCGGAACTCCCGCCGCCCGCCAGGGAGTCGGCCGTCACCGAACCGGTGCCGCCCGCGCCCACGAGGACCGTCTCCGGCTCCTTCTCCTCGACCAGGACCGCGTCGAGGGCGAGCGTCCCGAGGCGCCGGCGCTCGCGCACCCCGAGGACGTACGACAGGACGAGGACGGCCAGCAGGCCGACGGCGAGGGCCGGGATCATCGGGACGAAGACATCGCCGGCGTCGACCTTGAGCGCGGTGGCGGCGCGGGCGGTCGGGCCGCCCCAGGGCAGCGTGTTCATCACGCCGTTGGCCATCGCGGCGACGCCGGTCATCACGACCAGGCTCATCTTCAGGCGCTTGTACAGCGGGTACATCGCCGAGACCGTGATCATGAAGGTGGTCGAGCCGTCGCCGTCGAGCGAGACGACCGCGGCGAGCGCAGCCGTGCCGACGACGATGCGCATCGGGTCGGCCTTGCAGAACCGCAGGATGCCCCGCACGATCGGGTCGAACAGGCCGACGTCGATCATCACCCCGAAGTAGACGATCGCGAACATGAGCATCGCCGCGGTGGGCGCGAGGCTGGTGACGCCGTCGATGACGTAGTCCCCGAGCTTCGCGCCCTTTCCGACGAAGACGCAGAACGCGGCCGGGATCAGCACGAGTGCCGCGATCGGTGACATCTTCTTCATCATGATCAGGACCAGGAAGGTCGCGATCATGGCGAAGCCGAGAAGGGTCAGCATGAGTGGATACCTAACGTTCGCCCTTGAACGACCCACCAGGGCCGGCGGTGCGTTGGACGTTAGGTCCCGCCGAACGGCGTTAACAAGACGTTGACATGCGAGCAATAAGCGCAGAACTCCAGGTCAGAGCTTTGCTCAGGTCAGCGCGCTGATCGTTTCGGCCACCGGGGACACCTCGACGGGCACGCCGTTGAGCACCGCGTTGCCGGACAGCGGGTCAAGCGCGCGGCCGTCGAGGAGCTGGTTGACGTTGACGCCGGGGTCGGCGGAGGCGTGGCCGAGCCGGGTGCCGGGGCGGTCGTGGCCCCAGCCGTGCGGCAGGCTCACCACGCCGGGGCGCACGGCGTCGGTGACCTCGGCGGGCGCGGTCACCTCTCCCCCGGCGCCCTTGAGGCGTACGGGCGCCCCGTCGCGGACGCCGAGGCGTTCGGCGTCGTCGGGGTGGATGTGCAGGGTGCAGCGGTTGGAACCGCCGGTGAGGGCGGGCACGTTGTGCATCCAGCTGTTGTTGGAGCGCAGATGCCGGCGGCCGACCAGGACGAGCCCGTCGGGGCGGTCGCGCAGGGCCTGCCTGAGCCGGGGCAGGTCGCCCGCGATGGGGCCGGGCAGCAGCTCCACCTTGCCGCTGGCGGTCTTCAGCGGCTGCGGCAGCCGGGAGGCGAGGGGCCCGAGGTCGATGCCGTGCGGGTGCGCGAGGAGCCGCTCCAGGGTGAGCCCGTCCGGGCGGGCGCCGAAGCCGTCGCCGTACGGGCCGAGGCGCAGCATCATGTCGAGGCGCCGCTCGGGGCCGTTGACGCCGGTGAGCCGGCCGGCGAGGTCGCGCGGGTCGCGGCCGTGGACCGGGGAGTGCGGTTCGGTGACGGCCTTGCCGAGTGTCTGCCCGATCACCATGTCGTCCACGGCGGAGGGGTCGGTGCCGTGCAGGCCGGTCGCGGCCAGGACCAGCCGGGCCATGATCTCGGTCTCGGCCATGCGTCCGGGCTCCAGCGGGACCGCGGGCCGGGTGTAGCGGACCTGGTTGCGCACGGCGAGGGTGTTGAAGGCGAAGTCGTGGTGCGGGCTCTGCGACGGCGGGGGCGGCGGGAGGACCACGTGCGCGTGCCGGGAGGTCTCGTTGAGGTAGGGGTCGACGCTGACCATGAACTCCAGGGAGTCCAGGGCCTTGTCGAGGCGGTCGCCGTCGGGCGCGGAGAGGACGGGGTTGGCGGCGACGGCGATCAGGGCACGGACGGGCGTGCCCTCGCCGGTGGCGGTGTCGATCTCCTCGGCGAGCGCGGAGAGCGGCAGTTCGCCCTTGGCCTCGGGGTGGCCGCTCACCCGGGAGCGCCAGCGTCCGAGCGCGAAGCCGCGGCCCGGTCCGGCGGGGCGGGGCGTGCGGTCGGTGGCGGCCTGCGGGAAGAGGGCGCCGCCGGGACGGTCGAGGTTGCCGGTGAGGAGGGTGCAGACGTCCACGAGCCAGCTGGCGAGGGTGCCGTGCGGGACGGTGCAGCTGCCGATGCGCCCGTAGACGGCGGCGGTGGGGGCGGCGGCGAGCTCACGGGCGAGGGTCCGGATGGTGCCGGCGTCCACGTCGCACGCCTCGGCGACCGCCTCGGGGGTGAAGTCCCGCAGCGCGTCGCGGAGTTCAGCGAGACCCTGGAGGTGCGGGGCGAGGTCTCCCAGGTCGGCGAGGTCCTCCTCGAAGAGGGTGTGCGCGAGGGCCGCGAGGAGCAGCGCGTCCGTGCCGGGCCGGATGGCGATGTGCCGGTCGGCGAGCCGGGCGGTGCGGGTGCGGCGCGGGTCGACGACGGTGAGGGTGCCGCCGCGCGCCTTGAGGGCCTTCAGCCGGCCGGGGAAGTCGGGGGCGGTGCACAGACTGCCGTTGGACTCCAGCGGGTTGGCCCCGATCAGCAGCAGGTGCGACGTGTGGTCGAGGTCCGGTACGGGGATCGCGTTGGCGTCGCCGTAGAGGAGTCCGCTGGAGACGTGCTTGGGCATCTGGTCGACCGTGGAGGCGGTGAACAGGCTGCGGGTGCGCAGGCCGGCGAGGAGGACCGGCGGGTAGAGGGCGCCGGCCATGGTGTGCACGTTGGGGTTGCCGAGCACGACGCCCACGGCGTCCGGTCCGTCCCGGTCGACGACCGCGCGCAGGCCGGCGGCCACGGCGTCGAAGGCCTCCTCCCAGGTGGCCTCGCGCAGGACGCCGTCCCGGCGCACGAGCGGGGCGCGCAGCCGGTCGGGGTCGGCGTCGACGGCTCCGAAGGCGGCGCCCTTGGGGCAGATGAACCCCTTGCTGAAGACGTCGTCGCGGTCGCCGCGGGCGCCGGTGACCTCGGTCCCCTCGATCGTGAGCGTCAGGCCGCAGGTGGCCTCGCACAGGGGGCAGATGCGCAGTGCGGTGCGGGACACGGGTCCTCCCGGGGTGGGTGACGGCGGCGGTGCGCCCCGCCGTATGCCGAGCATACCGACCGGTACGCATGCTGGGGAGCCTTTGGGCGGGGCGGTGGGCGTCGGGCCGACGACGGGGAACCGTCGGGCCGACGACGGGGAGCCGTCGAGCCGGGCGGGGGCCGTCGGGCCGACGACGGGGAGCCCCTGGGCCGGGCGGCAGCCGTCGAGCCCACGACGGGGAACCGTCGAGCCGGGCGGGGGCCGTCGGGCCGACGACGGGGAGCCGTCGGAGCCACGGCGGGGAACCGTCGGGCCGGGCAGCAGCCACGGACCCACGGCGGGAAACCCCCGGGCCCGGCGTCAGCCACCGCACCCACGGCGGGGAACCGTCGGGCCGGGCAGCAGCCACCGCACCCACGGCGGGGAACCGTCGAGCCGGGCAGCAGCCATCGCACCCACGGCGGGAAACCCCCACGCCCGGCGCCAGCCATCGCACCCACGGCGGCGACCCCCCACACCCGGCGCCAGCCCCACGTCAGGGAGCCGTCGAGCCGGGCGGCGGCCCTGAGGGGCAGCCGTCAGTCCAGGACGCGGCCGAGATACGCCCCCAGCAGCTCCCGCGCCTCCTCGAGGATCCGCTCGTCGCCCTCCGGTGCCATCCGGAAGGCGAGGTGGACCAGGGTGTCGGCGGTCTCCACGGCGACGAGGAAGGTCCGGCGCAGGTCGTCGTCCGGTTCCTGGCCGAGGTGGCCGGCGAGCAGGTCGGTGAGCCGGTCGGCGACGCGGCGGTTGGGCTCGCCCCGGGTGCCGACCGGGATCTGGTTGCCGAAGTCGACGAGGGAGAACCCGGGCGCGGTGCGCTTCATGGCGACGTACTCGTCGAGGAGGGCGTCCAGCGCGCCCTGCCAGCCTCCGCCGCCGGCCCCCTTCAGGCGCTCGGTGACACGGGCGCTGTAGCGCTCCAGGTTGCGTGCGGCCAGGGCGTCGGCCATCTGGCGTTTGTTGCCGAAGAACCGGTAGACCGAGCCGATGGGGACGCCCGCGCGCTGGGCGACGGCCCGGGTGCTCAGGTCGTCGTAGCCGACCTCGTCGAGGAGGTCGGCGCAGGCGTCCAGGATCCTGGTGAGCCGTTCGGCGCTGCGCCGCTGCACGGGCGCCCGGCGGAGCGATGCGGGATGGGGCACGCCCCCATGATGCCCCTGGCGCACGCCCCGGTGAACATCGGCCCCCGGGCGCCCGGAGCACCCCGT encodes:
- a CDS encoding CitMHS family transporter, which codes for MGRSRANVRYPLMLTLLGFAMIATFLVLIMMKKMSPIAALVLIPAAFCVFVGKGAKLGDYVIDGVTSLAPTAAMLMFAIVYFGVMIDVGLFDPIVRGILRFCKADPMRIVVGTAALAAVVSLDGDGSTTFMITVSAMYPLYKRLKMSLVVMTGVAAMANGVMNTLPWGGPTARAATALKVDAGDVFVPMIPALAVGLLAVLVLSYVLGVRERRRLGTLALDAVLVEEKEPETVLVGAGGTGSVTADSLAGGGSSESADDERFAALDPGRPTLRPRLYWFNALLTVALLTAMIMELLPIPVLFLLGAALALSVNFPHIPDQKARLAAHADNVLNVSGMVFAAAVFTGVLQGTGMVDHMATWMVDVIPDGMGPHMALVTGVLSLPLTYFMSNDGFYFGVLPVLAEAGAAHGVTPLEMARASLAGQPLHMSSPLVPAVYVLVGMAKVEFGDHTRFVVKWAALTCLVVLAAGVLFGTV
- a CDS encoding molybdopterin oxidoreductase family protein, giving the protein MSRTALRICPLCEATCGLTLTIEGTEVTGARGDRDDVFSKGFICPKGAAFGAVDADPDRLRAPLVRRDGVLREATWEEAFDAVAAGLRAVVDRDGPDAVGVVLGNPNVHTMAGALYPPVLLAGLRTRSLFTASTVDQMPKHVSSGLLYGDANAIPVPDLDHTSHLLLIGANPLESNGSLCTAPDFPGRLKALKARGGTLTVVDPRRTRTARLADRHIAIRPGTDALLLAALAHTLFEEDLADLGDLAPHLQGLAELRDALRDFTPEAVAEACDVDAGTIRTLARELAAAPTAAVYGRIGSCTVPHGTLASWLVDVCTLLTGNLDRPGGALFPQAATDRTPRPAGPGRGFALGRWRSRVSGHPEAKGELPLSALAEEIDTATGEGTPVRALIAVAANPVLSAPDGDRLDKALDSLEFMVSVDPYLNETSRHAHVVLPPPPPSQSPHHDFAFNTLAVRNQVRYTRPAVPLEPGRMAETEIMARLVLAATGLHGTDPSAVDDMVIGQTLGKAVTEPHSPVHGRDPRDLAGRLTGVNGPERRLDMMLRLGPYGDGFGARPDGLTLERLLAHPHGIDLGPLASRLPQPLKTASGKVELLPGPIAGDLPRLRQALRDRPDGLVLVGRRHLRSNNSWMHNVPALTGGSNRCTLHIHPDDAERLGVRDGAPVRLKGAGGEVTAPAEVTDAVRPGVVSLPHGWGHDRPGTRLGHASADPGVNVNQLLDGRALDPLSGNAVLNGVPVEVSPVAETISALT
- a CDS encoding TetR/AcrR family transcriptional regulator; this encodes MPHPASLRRAPVQRRSAERLTRILDACADLLDEVGYDDLSTRAVAQRAGVPIGSVYRFFGNKRQMADALAARNLERYSARVTERLKGAGGGGWQGALDALLDEYVAMKRTAPGFSLVDFGNQIPVGTRGEPNRRVADRLTDLLAGHLGQEPDDDLRRTFLVAVETADTLVHLAFRMAPEGDERILEEARELLGAYLGRVLD